The DNA region GCTGCCGCCGGTCGCCAGTTCCTGGACTTCTTCCAGCACCGCCAGGGCGACCCGCGCCCGTTCGGCGATGGCGCGGCCTTCGCCGGTGATGCGCAGGTTGCGGGTGTTGCGCTCGAACAGCGTGGTGCCCAAGGCCTGCTCCAGCCGGGCGATCTGCTTGCTGACCGTCTTGGGTGCGAGGTGCAGGTCGCGTGCGGCGGCGGAAAAGCTTTGGCGCTCCACCACATGCACGAACACCGCCAGGTCATCGAGGTTGCGCAGGGCCATTTGGTTCATTCCGGGGAAAGTGTTTGTCTATTTTGGTCATTTAAAGGATATACCGGATTCACCAGAATGAGGTTCCTTACTTCGCATGCCGCAACGCGCACGCCTCCGCCGGAGGCGCTCGGCGGTGTGCTCGACTCGCTTGCAGGAGCCTTTCGATGACCCAACGCATTCTTTTCGTCCTGACCAGCCACGACCGCAAGGGACCGGCCGGCGCCGCCGACGCCGCGCCCAGCGGTTTCTATCTGTCCGAGGTCACGCATCCGCATCGGGTGTTGGCCGACGCCGGCCATGCGGTCGATTTCGTCAGCCCCAAGGGCGGCAAGACGCACGTCGATGGACTCGACCTGGACGATCCGATCAATGCCGCGTTCTGGAACAATGCGGCGCTACGCGGTGCCACCGAGAACGCCTTGGCACCCGCGCAGGTCGATCCCGACGCTTACGCCGCAATCTTCTACGCCGGCGGCCACGCGACGATGTGGGACTTCCCCGACAACGCCGAACTGTCGGCCATCGCGGCGCGTATCTACGA from Burkholderia ambifaria AMMD includes:
- a CDS encoding type 1 glutamine amidotransferase domain-containing protein — its product is MTQRILFVLTSHDRKGPAGAADAAPSGFYLSEVTHPHRVLADAGHAVDFVSPKGGKTHVDGLDLDDPINAAFWNNAALRGATENALAPAQVDPDAYAAIFYAGGHATMWDFPDNAELSAIAARIYERGGVVAAVCHGPAGLVNLKLSDGRYLVAGKDVSAFTNDEERAVGLYDTVPFLLADALQERGARHVPAPNFQAQVVVSDRLVTGQNPASAKGVAEAMLSLLEAASVERA